A stretch of Episyrphus balteatus chromosome 2, idEpiBalt1.1, whole genome shotgun sequence DNA encodes these proteins:
- the LOC129911056 gene encoding uncharacterized protein K02A2.6-like isoform X2 yields the protein MATSMDNFFTRFETILENQQKVIEAFMEFAKPKNDSTPTHVPVFPKFDRSNNTWDVFKSQIDQHFVAYNMVKAEDKRAFFLSWMGAELFELLQKLCDAARFQFFRTTLKANQNYADWIAELRGIARNCSFICNKEQCTNPYVDNLIRDVIVLNTPHDQVRNAALQKANPTLEDIQTIAETFEATKIAVHTITGNSTECQGTVQQLGVVQHVKKYPSQNAGIQKSKPVKQKGKYNEKVQGEQKADNNICCESCGSNHPWKYCKFRKARCRGCGRLGHIVKDCKQKEDRVQLIESVFMVAENNGIKRFGNKFFVTIKVNGISLDFQLDTGATCSMVGEAGYEALGRPICCKTNKLLKGYGDHQVPLRGALSVKVKLDAEEITLPLLVTKAKEGSNILGIDWFDKLKFCVEQNVNQVCEQNLINVNYEDHIKEICEKFKEVFDSQKVGQCTDFKATLVLKPDAKPKYFKPRPIPFALVHKVKAELNRLIEAGILKPIACSQWAAPIVIVEKPNGNIRICGDFKVTVNSQIETERYSLPSIDEIFHRLKRGKIFTKLDLSEAYFQLELDEKSKKLMVINTVAGLLEYQRMPYGVSSGPAIFQKLMEAKLSQIKNTAVYIDDIIIAGETFEEHMLALNEVLNALKNSGLNCNLKKSQFFQTNIEYLGHVISAKGIEPNKPKVQAIEQMPRPRNIKEVQAFLGKVNYYNKFLDRFSEYSKPLNNLRRKGAPFKWDDSCEKSFQLLKTEIIKATNLVHFNDKLPLLLATDASSYGISAVLSHRFPDETEHPIAHASKTLNKSQGNYSQIENEALSIIFGVQKFHQFVYGRKFELFTDHKPLISIFHPHHRLPVMTVQRLQRWAIILMAYDYMIRYKPTEKHGNADCLSRLPQGPDLVFDEIEQDGPETTLQLEEITSNLPVLFEDVQKQTNRDKILQKVIKFVTEGWPERNSDSCKEFKTFFNRRLAISIHKGVLLIQTDYTRVIIPTTLRKIMLQMLHEGHWGSVRMKQMARHYCWWPDIDKNIEETVACCTSCQENSSSSHKVFESWPLPTEPWQRIHLDFLGPFMESMYLVCMDAFSKFPYIVKMNSTTTTATVRALKNIFVIEGLPTTIVSDNGPQFTSEEFRRFCSENGICHLTSAPFHPASNGEAERCVRTFKTALRKICSEGINQDEGLLKFLITYRTTPANNNKSPAEILHGRQPRILLELIKPHKANTNELKSISKFQIDQPVYTKSFSRGPKWIHGRIQRQIGSNMYCIKLSQTNQVIRRHQNQIRRAPEQVAQDNHDYQLQPTFVSPTILENAASAPSCSSSLTRQQPGQAMQSPIIIQDSSSENELSESEVGHNTPSSSQSQSPRRSTRSRRPPQCYSP from the exons ATGGCGACGAGTATGGATAATTTTTTCACCAGATTTGAGACAATTCTTGAAAACCAGCAAAAAGTTATCGAAGCGTTCATGGAATTTGCGAAACCCAAAAATGATTCAACTCCCACACATGTGCCGGTTTTTCCGAAATTTGATCGATCAAATAACACCTGGGACGTATTTAAAAGTCAAATCGATCAACATTTTGTGGCTTACAACATGGTGAAGGCTGAAGACAAAAGAGCATTTTTTCTGTCTTGGATGGGTGCCGAATTGTTTGAATTACTTCAAAAACTCTGTGATG CTGCCAGGTTTCAATTTTTTCGCACGACACTGAAGGCGAACCAAAATTATGCAGATTGGATAGCTGAACTGAGAGGAATAGCCAGAAATTGCAGTTTCATTTGCAACAAGGAGCAGTGTACGAATCCCTACGTTGACAATCTCATTCGTGACGTCATTGTGCTAAACACACCACATGATCAGGTCCGAAATGCTGCTTTGCAAAAGGCGAACCCCACACTAGAAGATATTCAGACAATAGCCGAAACATTCGAAGCTACTAAAATTGCAGTTCACACCATAACGGGCAATTCCACCGAATGTCAAGGAACCGTTCAACAACTTGGAGTGGTGCaacatgtaaaaaaatatccaagCCAAAATGCAGGAATACAAAAAAGCAAACCGGTGAAACAAAAAGGTAAATATAACGAAAAAGTGCAGGGAGAGCAAAAAGCGGATAACAACATATGCTGTGAAAGTTGTGGAAGTAACCACCCTTGGAAATACTGCAAATTTAGAAAAGCACGTTGTAGGGGCTGTGGACGATTGGGGCACATTGTAAAAGACTGTAAGCAAAAAGAAGATAGAGTGCAGTTGATCGAATCGGTATTTATGGTTGCAGAAAACAATGGTATTAAGCGTTTcggtaataaattttttgtaaccATAAAAGTTAATGGAATTTCTTTAGACTTCCAGTTAGATACAGGCGCTACTTGTTCAATGGTTGGAGAAGCTGGGTATGAAGCGTTAGGAAGGCCGATATGCTGTAAAACCAACAAGTTGCTGAAGGGATATGGTGATCATCAGGTACCACTGAGAGGAGCTTTATCCGTTAAAGTAAAACTGGATGCAGAGGAAATAACATTGCCGTTGCTGGTTACAAAGGCAAAAGAAGGCAGCAATATTCTGGGTATCGATTGGTtcgataaattgaaattttgtgtagAGCAAAACGTAAATCAGGTAtgtgaacaaaatttaattaatgtaAATTATGAAGATCACATCAAagaaatttgtgaaaaatttaaagaagTATTCGATTCACAAAAAGTAGGACAGTGCACTGATTTTAAGGCTACGCTGGTTTTGAAGCCAGATGCCAAGCCAAAATATTTCAAACCACGTCCAATTCCTTTTGCTTTAGTCCATAAAGTAAAAGCTGAGTTAAATAGGTTAATTGAGGCAGGAATCCTAAAGCCAATTGCTTGTAGTCAGTGGGCTGCACCCATAGTGATCGTTGAGAAGCCCAATGGAAATATTAGAATCTGTGGAGACTTCAAAGTCACAGTTAACAGCCAAATTGAAACCGAACGTTATTCCCTTCCCAGTATAGACGAGATTTTCCATAGATTAAAGCGAGGAAAAATATTTACGAAATTAGATTTGAGTGAAGCTTATTTCCAACTAGAGTTAGACGagaaatcgaaaaaactaaTGGTAATTAATACGGTGGCAGGATTGTTAGAATACCAGAGAATGCCTTACGGAGTATCATCTGGTCCAGCAATTTTTCAAAAGCTGATGGAAGCTAAGCtttcacaaattaaaaatacagcGGTATATATCGATGATATAATAATAGCTGGAGAAACTTTTGAAGAACACATGTTAGCGCTAAACGAAGTTTTGAATGCTCTAAAGAATTCTGGTTTAAATTGCAACCTAAAGAAGAGTcagttttttcaaacaaatatagAGTATTTAGGCCATGTGATTTCCGCAAAGGGAATAGAACCAAATAAGCCAAAAGTTCAGGCTATAGAGCAAATGCCACGTCCAAGGAATATAAAAGAGGTTCAAGCTTTCTTAGGGAAAGTAAACTACTATAACAAATTCTTAGATAGGTTTTCCGAATATTCGAAGCCACTAAATAACCTACGAAGAAAAGGTGCACCCTTCAAATGGGATGACAGttgtgaaaaaagttttcaacttCTTAAAACGGAAATAATTAAAGCAACGAATCTTGTTCATTTTAATGATAAATTACCATTGTTGCTGGCAACTGATGCCTCATCATACGGGATCAGTGCCGTACTGTCCCACAGATTTCCCGATGAAACTGAACATCCCATAGCCCATGCTTcaaaaactttgaacaaatCTCAAGGTAACTACAGTCAAATAGAAAATGAGGCACTTTCTATTATTTTTGGGGTGCAAAAATTCCACCAATTTGTATATGGCAGGAAGTTCGAGCTGTTTACAGACCATAAGCCTCTAATTAGCATTTTCCATCCGCATCATCGGTTACCTGTAATGACAGTGCAAAGACTCCAAAGATGGGCCATAATATTAATGGCTTATGACTATATGATAAGGTATAAGCCTACTGAAAAACATGGGAATGCTGACTGTCTATCGAGACTTCCACAAGGCCCTGATTTGGTATTCGATGAAATCGAACAAGATGGTCCTGAAACCACTTTACAACTTGAAGAAATTACTTCCAACTTACCAGTTCTTTTCGAAGACGTTCAAAAACAAACTAACCGCGACAAAATCTTACAAAAGGTTATCAAGTTTGTCACCGAAGGATGGCCAGAAAGAAACTCTGATAGCTGTAaagaatttaaaactttttttaaccgCAGGTTAGCAATATCGATACACAAAGGAGTACTCCTGATTCAAACTGATTATACCAGAGTGATCATACCAACCACACTTCGCAAAATAATGCTACAAATGCTTCACGAAGGCCACTGGGGTTCGGTTCGCATGAAGCAAATGGCCAGACATTATTGTTGGTGGCCGGACATAGACAAAAACATTGAGGAGACTGTAGCATGCTGCACGTCATGTCAAGAAAATAGTTCGAGCAGCCacaaagtttttgaaagttgGCCACTACCTACAGAACCATGGCAGAGGATACATCTTGACTTTTTGGGTCCATTTATGGAGTCAATGTACTTGGTTTGTATGGATGCGTTCTCCAAATTTCCTTATATAGTTAAGATGAATTCTACAACGACTACAGCAACAGTTCGAGCATTGAAAAACATATTCGTGATTGAAGGTCTTCCAACAACCATTGTAAGTGATAATGGACCTCAATTCACGAGTGAGGAGTTCCGAAGATTCTGTTCAGAAAATGGAATTTGTCATCTCACATCAGCACCGTTTCATCCTGCGTCTAACGGAGAGGCAGAAAGATGTGTTCGTACTTTCAAAACTGCGTTGAGAAAAATTTGTAGCGAGGGGATAAATCAAGATGAaggtcttttaaaatttttgatcacTTACAGGACTACTCCAGCAAATAACAATAAGTCACCAGCAGAGATTCTGCATGGTCGACAACCAAGAATTCTTTTAGAACTTATTAAACCACATAAGGCAAATACCAATGAACTAAAATCTATTTCTAAATTTCAGATAGATCAACCGGTTTATACTAAAAGTTTCTCACGTGGACCTAAATGGATTCACGGCAGAATCCAGAGGCAAATAGGTTCCAACATGTATTGCATCAAGTTGTCACAAACCAATCAAGTTATAAGACGACACCAAAACCAGATAAGAAGAGCACCAGAGCAGGTTGCTCAAGACAATCATGATTATCAGTTACAGCCAACGTTTGTGAGTCCCACTATTCTTGAAAATGCAGCATCGGCGCCTTCGTGCTCATCATCTTTGACTCGACAACAGCCCGGACAGGCtatgcaatcaccaatcataaTTCAGGACAGCAGCTCTGAAAACGAATTAAGTGAAAGTGAGGTCGGTCATAATACTCCAAGCTCTTCACAATCGCAATCACCTCGCCGGTCAACTCGAAGTAGAAGACCTCCACAGTGTTACAGTCCTTGA
- the LOC129911070 gene encoding transcription factor A, mitochondrial: protein MISLTCALRATNNFSRIFTNSIRPGGVIQCQPAAGLKNLEEKVGLPPKPKKPLTPFFRYIKQVRPTILAENPHFKATDVIKTISKQWETVDPALKLKFQEEYQREKTIYVETRAKYDSQITDEQRYEMKQLKDESNIAKERRMTKKRIAQLERPKKPASAFLLFVSKERQETPQGPNQTYRQWHATITQKWAKLSDSEKEPFLQMFRDKLVKYKEDIAVWEEKMVSLGNMDVVRPEILVDPPTPRSKSRK, encoded by the exons atgatttcacTCACTTGTGCCTTAAGggcaacaaataatttttctcgCATATTCACAAACTCCATCAG ACCGGGTGGTGTTATCCAGTGTCAACCTGCAGCTGGATTAAAAAACCTCGAGGAAAAAGTTGGACTCCCACCAAAACCCAAAAAACCACTCACACCATTCTTTAGATATATCAAACAAGTTCGACCGACTATTCTAGCTGAGAATCCGCACTTTAAAGCCACCGAtgttatcaaaacaatttctaaGCAATGGGAAACAGTTGATCCTGCCCTTAAGCTGAAATTCCAAGAGGAATATCAAAGAGAAAAGACAATTTATGTTGAAACTCGGGCAAAGTATGATAGCCAAATAACTGACGAACAACGCTATGAAATGAAGCAATTGAAAGATGAAAGTAATATCGCCAAGGAACGGCGTATGACAAAAAAGCGAATTGCTCAATTAGAACGCCCCAAGAAGCCTGCATCTGCCTTCCTCTTGTTTGTTTCCAAGGAGCGACAAGAAACACCTCAAGGTCCCAATCAAACATATAGACAATGGCACGCTACCATAACTCAGAAGTGGGCAAAGCTAAGTGATTCAGAAAAAGAACCTTTCCTTCAGATGTTTCGAGACAAATTGGTCAAGTACAA AGAGGATATTGCTGTATGGGAAGAGAAAATGGTTAGCCTTGGCAACATGGATGTTGTTCGACCAGAAATTCTAGTTGATCCACCAACTCCAAGATCTAAGtcgagaaaataa
- the LOC129911056 gene encoding uncharacterized protein K02A2.6-like isoform X1, translated as MATSMDNFFTRFETILENQQKVIEAFMEFAKPKNDSTPTHVPVFPKFDRSNNTWDVFKSQIDQHFVAYNMVKAEDKRAFFLSWMGAELFELLQKLCDGKLLAEESYESLTTKLSEHYKSKTHILAARFQFFRTTLKANQNYADWIAELRGIARNCSFICNKEQCTNPYVDNLIRDVIVLNTPHDQVRNAALQKANPTLEDIQTIAETFEATKIAVHTITGNSTECQGTVQQLGVVQHVKKYPSQNAGIQKSKPVKQKGKYNEKVQGEQKADNNICCESCGSNHPWKYCKFRKARCRGCGRLGHIVKDCKQKEDRVQLIESVFMVAENNGIKRFGNKFFVTIKVNGISLDFQLDTGATCSMVGEAGYEALGRPICCKTNKLLKGYGDHQVPLRGALSVKVKLDAEEITLPLLVTKAKEGSNILGIDWFDKLKFCVEQNVNQVCEQNLINVNYEDHIKEICEKFKEVFDSQKVGQCTDFKATLVLKPDAKPKYFKPRPIPFALVHKVKAELNRLIEAGILKPIACSQWAAPIVIVEKPNGNIRICGDFKVTVNSQIETERYSLPSIDEIFHRLKRGKIFTKLDLSEAYFQLELDEKSKKLMVINTVAGLLEYQRMPYGVSSGPAIFQKLMEAKLSQIKNTAVYIDDIIIAGETFEEHMLALNEVLNALKNSGLNCNLKKSQFFQTNIEYLGHVISAKGIEPNKPKVQAIEQMPRPRNIKEVQAFLGKVNYYNKFLDRFSEYSKPLNNLRRKGAPFKWDDSCEKSFQLLKTEIIKATNLVHFNDKLPLLLATDASSYGISAVLSHRFPDETEHPIAHASKTLNKSQGNYSQIENEALSIIFGVQKFHQFVYGRKFELFTDHKPLISIFHPHHRLPVMTVQRLQRWAIILMAYDYMIRYKPTEKHGNADCLSRLPQGPDLVFDEIEQDGPETTLQLEEITSNLPVLFEDVQKQTNRDKILQKVIKFVTEGWPERNSDSCKEFKTFFNRRLAISIHKGVLLIQTDYTRVIIPTTLRKIMLQMLHEGHWGSVRMKQMARHYCWWPDIDKNIEETVACCTSCQENSSSSHKVFESWPLPTEPWQRIHLDFLGPFMESMYLVCMDAFSKFPYIVKMNSTTTTATVRALKNIFVIEGLPTTIVSDNGPQFTSEEFRRFCSENGICHLTSAPFHPASNGEAERCVRTFKTALRKICSEGINQDEGLLKFLITYRTTPANNNKSPAEILHGRQPRILLELIKPHKANTNELKSISKFQIDQPVYTKSFSRGPKWIHGRIQRQIGSNMYCIKLSQTNQVIRRHQNQIRRAPEQVAQDNHDYQLQPTFVSPTILENAASAPSCSSSLTRQQPGQAMQSPIIIQDSSSENELSESEVGHNTPSSSQSQSPRRSTRSRRPPQCYSP; from the coding sequence ATGGCGACGAGTATGGATAATTTTTTCACCAGATTTGAGACAATTCTTGAAAACCAGCAAAAAGTTATCGAAGCGTTCATGGAATTTGCGAAACCCAAAAATGATTCAACTCCCACACATGTGCCGGTTTTTCCGAAATTTGATCGATCAAATAACACCTGGGACGTATTTAAAAGTCAAATCGATCAACATTTTGTGGCTTACAACATGGTGAAGGCTGAAGACAAAAGAGCATTTTTTCTGTCTTGGATGGGTGCCGAATTGTTTGAATTACTTCAAAAACTCTGTGATGGTAAGTTGCTAGCTGAAGAGAGCTATGAGTCGCTAACAACCAAACTCTCGGAGCATTACAAGTCGAAAACTCACATTTTAGCTGCCAGGTTTCAATTTTTTCGCACGACACTGAAGGCGAACCAAAATTATGCAGATTGGATAGCTGAACTGAGAGGAATAGCCAGAAATTGCAGTTTCATTTGCAACAAGGAGCAGTGTACGAATCCCTACGTTGACAATCTCATTCGTGACGTCATTGTGCTAAACACACCACATGATCAGGTCCGAAATGCTGCTTTGCAAAAGGCGAACCCCACACTAGAAGATATTCAGACAATAGCCGAAACATTCGAAGCTACTAAAATTGCAGTTCACACCATAACGGGCAATTCCACCGAATGTCAAGGAACCGTTCAACAACTTGGAGTGGTGCaacatgtaaaaaaatatccaagCCAAAATGCAGGAATACAAAAAAGCAAACCGGTGAAACAAAAAGGTAAATATAACGAAAAAGTGCAGGGAGAGCAAAAAGCGGATAACAACATATGCTGTGAAAGTTGTGGAAGTAACCACCCTTGGAAATACTGCAAATTTAGAAAAGCACGTTGTAGGGGCTGTGGACGATTGGGGCACATTGTAAAAGACTGTAAGCAAAAAGAAGATAGAGTGCAGTTGATCGAATCGGTATTTATGGTTGCAGAAAACAATGGTATTAAGCGTTTcggtaataaattttttgtaaccATAAAAGTTAATGGAATTTCTTTAGACTTCCAGTTAGATACAGGCGCTACTTGTTCAATGGTTGGAGAAGCTGGGTATGAAGCGTTAGGAAGGCCGATATGCTGTAAAACCAACAAGTTGCTGAAGGGATATGGTGATCATCAGGTACCACTGAGAGGAGCTTTATCCGTTAAAGTAAAACTGGATGCAGAGGAAATAACATTGCCGTTGCTGGTTACAAAGGCAAAAGAAGGCAGCAATATTCTGGGTATCGATTGGTtcgataaattgaaattttgtgtagAGCAAAACGTAAATCAGGTAtgtgaacaaaatttaattaatgtaAATTATGAAGATCACATCAAagaaatttgtgaaaaatttaaagaagTATTCGATTCACAAAAAGTAGGACAGTGCACTGATTTTAAGGCTACGCTGGTTTTGAAGCCAGATGCCAAGCCAAAATATTTCAAACCACGTCCAATTCCTTTTGCTTTAGTCCATAAAGTAAAAGCTGAGTTAAATAGGTTAATTGAGGCAGGAATCCTAAAGCCAATTGCTTGTAGTCAGTGGGCTGCACCCATAGTGATCGTTGAGAAGCCCAATGGAAATATTAGAATCTGTGGAGACTTCAAAGTCACAGTTAACAGCCAAATTGAAACCGAACGTTATTCCCTTCCCAGTATAGACGAGATTTTCCATAGATTAAAGCGAGGAAAAATATTTACGAAATTAGATTTGAGTGAAGCTTATTTCCAACTAGAGTTAGACGagaaatcgaaaaaactaaTGGTAATTAATACGGTGGCAGGATTGTTAGAATACCAGAGAATGCCTTACGGAGTATCATCTGGTCCAGCAATTTTTCAAAAGCTGATGGAAGCTAAGCtttcacaaattaaaaatacagcGGTATATATCGATGATATAATAATAGCTGGAGAAACTTTTGAAGAACACATGTTAGCGCTAAACGAAGTTTTGAATGCTCTAAAGAATTCTGGTTTAAATTGCAACCTAAAGAAGAGTcagttttttcaaacaaatatagAGTATTTAGGCCATGTGATTTCCGCAAAGGGAATAGAACCAAATAAGCCAAAAGTTCAGGCTATAGAGCAAATGCCACGTCCAAGGAATATAAAAGAGGTTCAAGCTTTCTTAGGGAAAGTAAACTACTATAACAAATTCTTAGATAGGTTTTCCGAATATTCGAAGCCACTAAATAACCTACGAAGAAAAGGTGCACCCTTCAAATGGGATGACAGttgtgaaaaaagttttcaacttCTTAAAACGGAAATAATTAAAGCAACGAATCTTGTTCATTTTAATGATAAATTACCATTGTTGCTGGCAACTGATGCCTCATCATACGGGATCAGTGCCGTACTGTCCCACAGATTTCCCGATGAAACTGAACATCCCATAGCCCATGCTTcaaaaactttgaacaaatCTCAAGGTAACTACAGTCAAATAGAAAATGAGGCACTTTCTATTATTTTTGGGGTGCAAAAATTCCACCAATTTGTATATGGCAGGAAGTTCGAGCTGTTTACAGACCATAAGCCTCTAATTAGCATTTTCCATCCGCATCATCGGTTACCTGTAATGACAGTGCAAAGACTCCAAAGATGGGCCATAATATTAATGGCTTATGACTATATGATAAGGTATAAGCCTACTGAAAAACATGGGAATGCTGACTGTCTATCGAGACTTCCACAAGGCCCTGATTTGGTATTCGATGAAATCGAACAAGATGGTCCTGAAACCACTTTACAACTTGAAGAAATTACTTCCAACTTACCAGTTCTTTTCGAAGACGTTCAAAAACAAACTAACCGCGACAAAATCTTACAAAAGGTTATCAAGTTTGTCACCGAAGGATGGCCAGAAAGAAACTCTGATAGCTGTAaagaatttaaaactttttttaaccgCAGGTTAGCAATATCGATACACAAAGGAGTACTCCTGATTCAAACTGATTATACCAGAGTGATCATACCAACCACACTTCGCAAAATAATGCTACAAATGCTTCACGAAGGCCACTGGGGTTCGGTTCGCATGAAGCAAATGGCCAGACATTATTGTTGGTGGCCGGACATAGACAAAAACATTGAGGAGACTGTAGCATGCTGCACGTCATGTCAAGAAAATAGTTCGAGCAGCCacaaagtttttgaaagttgGCCACTACCTACAGAACCATGGCAGAGGATACATCTTGACTTTTTGGGTCCATTTATGGAGTCAATGTACTTGGTTTGTATGGATGCGTTCTCCAAATTTCCTTATATAGTTAAGATGAATTCTACAACGACTACAGCAACAGTTCGAGCATTGAAAAACATATTCGTGATTGAAGGTCTTCCAACAACCATTGTAAGTGATAATGGACCTCAATTCACGAGTGAGGAGTTCCGAAGATTCTGTTCAGAAAATGGAATTTGTCATCTCACATCAGCACCGTTTCATCCTGCGTCTAACGGAGAGGCAGAAAGATGTGTTCGTACTTTCAAAACTGCGTTGAGAAAAATTTGTAGCGAGGGGATAAATCAAGATGAaggtcttttaaaatttttgatcacTTACAGGACTACTCCAGCAAATAACAATAAGTCACCAGCAGAGATTCTGCATGGTCGACAACCAAGAATTCTTTTAGAACTTATTAAACCACATAAGGCAAATACCAATGAACTAAAATCTATTTCTAAATTTCAGATAGATCAACCGGTTTATACTAAAAGTTTCTCACGTGGACCTAAATGGATTCACGGCAGAATCCAGAGGCAAATAGGTTCCAACATGTATTGCATCAAGTTGTCACAAACCAATCAAGTTATAAGACGACACCAAAACCAGATAAGAAGAGCACCAGAGCAGGTTGCTCAAGACAATCATGATTATCAGTTACAGCCAACGTTTGTGAGTCCCACTATTCTTGAAAATGCAGCATCGGCGCCTTCGTGCTCATCATCTTTGACTCGACAACAGCCCGGACAGGCtatgcaatcaccaatcataaTTCAGGACAGCAGCTCTGAAAACGAATTAAGTGAAAGTGAGGTCGGTCATAATACTCCAAGCTCTTCACAATCGCAATCACCTCGCCGGTCAACTCGAAGTAGAAGACCTCCACAGTGTTACAGTCCTTGA